The sequence CGCGCGACGATGAAGAGGGCGTAGTCGATGCCGACCGCGAGGCCGAGCATGATCGCGAGCATCGGCGTGGTCGACGAGATCGACGCGAACGCGGTCGCGACGTAGATGAGGGCGATCGACAGCCCGACGCCGATGAGCGCCGACACCAGCGGGAACCATGCGACCGCGAACGAGCGGAACGTCACGATGAGCACGAAGAGGGCGATCAGCACGCCCACCGCCTCGATGAGCGACAGTGCCGGCACCGACGTCGAGAACAGGTCGCCGCCCATTGCGACCTGCGACCCCTCGGGAAGCGACTCGCGCAGGTCGTCGGCGACGTCTTCGAGCGCCGCCTTCGTGTCGTCCGGCACGTCGGTCGCCTGGCCGTCGAACTGGAGACGGACGATGGCTGCGGACCCGTCATCCGCGACCATGCCGGTGACCATGTCGTCGAACGGGTCGGTCACCGCGATCACGCCGTCGAGGTCTTCGAGCTCGGCGACCGCGTCGGCGATACCTGACGCGTACGGGTCGACGTCGATCGCATCGCCGTCGTCGGCGACCACGACCAGCTGGGCGCTCGTGCCGCTCGCCTGCGGAAAGCTGCGGTCGAGCAGCTGGATGCCCTCCTGCGCCTCGGTGCCCGGGATCGAGAAGGAGTTGTCGGTGCCCTGCATGAACACCAGCGCGCCGCCGCCGGCGATGCCCAGCAGCAGCACCCACGTCACCAGCACCCGCCACGGGTGGCGGTACGACCAGCGGCCGAGCGCATACAGAAGAGTCGACACAGCGCCTCCGATTTCACGGGTGAGAGGTTCCGGAACTGTCGATACAGCGCTGTATCGGATACATGAGTGTATCGTAAGGCGGGTTACGGCCCCGAAACTGTGTACCTCGTGTGAGACTGGCCGAAAGGAGAAGTGGTCCCATGACCGACGCCGTCGTCACTACGCGCCGCCGCGAGGCGACCCGGCAGAAGCTGCTGGATGCCGCGGCCCAGGTCTTCGCCGAGGTCGGGCTGGACGCGGCATCCGTCGAGGCGATCTGCGAACGCGCCGGATTCACGCGCGGCGCGTTCTACTCGAACTTCGAGACCAAGGACGAGCTGTTCCTCGAGCTCGCCGCGAACGTCGCACGTGAGCGGGTCGAGTCGGTGCGCTCTCGCGTGGCCGAGCTCGAGCGGGCCGGCGTGTTCCGGGGTGCGGCCGACAGCGCGTTCGAGATCATCCAGCAGGTGCTCGACATCACGGCCGACGACCGCCTCGGCGTGCTGCTCATGAGCGAGATCCGCATCCACGCGCTGCGCAGCGACACGCTCGCCGCGGCGTACCTCGCGCAGGACGACGAGATGCGCCGCAGCGTCGCGCAGATCATCGACGACATCGGCCGCGCGAACGTGCTGCGTTTCCGGCTGCCCTCCGACGAGGCCGCGCGTC comes from Microbacterium cremeum and encodes:
- a CDS encoding TetR/AcrR family transcriptional regulator: MTDAVVTTRRREATRQKLLDAAAQVFAEVGLDAASVEAICERAGFTRGAFYSNFETKDELFLELAANVARERVESVRSRVAELERAGVFRGAADSAFEIIQQVLDITADDRLGVLLMSEIRIHALRSDTLAAAYLAQDDEMRRSVAQIIDDIGRANVLRFRLPSDEAARLMLTVWESSSVRAAMAGLDYDEMCRCTNAELARVAELIIEPPAG